A single region of the Salarchaeum japonicum genome encodes:
- a CDS encoding GMC family oxidoreductase, with product MSANRTPSGSADVCIVGAGPAGALVADRLAARGHDVVVLEAGERFDDDSRRERMERHIRPGHGPLSVWDMGGERDAYTSSGDRGYPLNRARVKGVGGSTLHWQGMVMRLHELDFEQASRHGVAADWPLDYDDLRPYYAAAERALGVAGADDNPFAPPRDEPYPMPAFEPSYSDSLFADACERLGIATHSVPNARNSEAYADESPCIGYGTCKPVCPSGAKYDATRHVSSAEADGARVIDRAAVQRLEHDASGDRVTAAVYATPDGETHRQQASQFVVACGGVETPRLLLLSASDAYPDGLANTSGAVGRYFMDHVFAGTGGVLDAETRQNHVGFLTSECHQFYDDPRRGTEQGVPDAEGDASDYARLKLEFLNYAGPSPVMEALGSEEWGDALLGSLRQSYGNHIAMGGLVEQRPRASNYVGLDESRTDDHGNPVPDVHWGIDDVTRRTLERANEIQERVLDELGAEVTWQVGPENTGPAFHHMGTTRMGYDPAESVVTPEMRTHDLDNLWIAGSSVFVTGGAMNPTLTLAALSLKAADHLHDTLASV from the coding sequence ATGAGCGCGAACCGAACGCCGTCCGGGTCGGCGGACGTGTGCATCGTCGGCGCGGGGCCGGCGGGGGCGCTCGTCGCGGACAGGCTCGCGGCGCGCGGCCACGACGTCGTCGTGCTCGAAGCCGGCGAGCGGTTCGACGACGACAGCCGACGCGAGCGCATGGAACGCCACATTCGGCCGGGCCACGGCCCGCTCTCCGTCTGGGACATGGGCGGGGAGCGCGACGCGTACACGTCGTCGGGCGACCGCGGATACCCGCTGAACCGGGCGCGCGTGAAGGGCGTCGGGGGGTCGACGCTCCACTGGCAGGGGATGGTGATGCGGTTACACGAACTCGACTTCGAGCAGGCGTCCCGGCACGGCGTCGCCGCGGACTGGCCGCTCGACTACGACGACCTCCGGCCGTACTACGCCGCGGCGGAGCGCGCGCTCGGCGTCGCGGGCGCGGACGACAATCCGTTCGCGCCGCCACGCGACGAACCGTATCCGATGCCGGCGTTCGAGCCGTCGTACAGCGACTCGCTGTTCGCGGACGCCTGCGAGCGACTCGGCATCGCCACTCACTCCGTGCCGAACGCGCGGAACTCGGAGGCGTACGCGGACGAGTCGCCGTGCATCGGGTACGGCACCTGCAAGCCGGTGTGTCCGTCGGGCGCGAAGTACGACGCGACCCGACACGTCTCGTCGGCGGAAGCCGACGGCGCACGCGTCATCGACCGGGCGGCGGTGCAGCGACTCGAACACGACGCGTCGGGCGACCGCGTGACGGCGGCGGTGTACGCGACGCCGGACGGCGAGACGCACCGCCAGCAGGCCAGTCAGTTCGTGGTCGCGTGCGGCGGGGTGGAGACGCCGCGCCTCCTCCTGCTCTCCGCGTCCGACGCCTACCCGGACGGCCTCGCGAACACGAGCGGCGCGGTCGGCCGGTACTTCATGGATCACGTGTTCGCGGGAACCGGGGGCGTGCTGGACGCGGAGACGCGGCAGAACCACGTCGGGTTCCTGACGAGCGAGTGCCACCAGTTCTACGACGACCCCCGGCGCGGAACCGAGCAGGGCGTGCCGGACGCGGAGGGCGACGCGAGCGACTACGCGCGGCTGAAACTCGAATTCCTGAACTACGCGGGGCCGTCGCCGGTGATGGAGGCGCTCGGGAGCGAGGAGTGGGGGGACGCCCTGCTCGGGTCGCTCCGGCAGTCGTACGGTAACCACATCGCGATGGGGGGATTGGTCGAACAGCGGCCGCGCGCGAGCAACTACGTGGGGTTGGACGAATCGCGGACGGACGACCACGGGAACCCGGTGCCGGACGTTCACTGGGGTATCGACGACGTGACGCGGCGGACGCTGGAGCGAGCGAACGAGATTCAGGAGCGCGTCCTGGACGAGCTGGGCGCGGAGGTGACGTGGCAGGTCGGGCCGGAGAACACCGGGCCGGCCTTTCACCATATGGGGACGACGCGGATGGGCTACGACCCGGCCGAGAGTGTGGTGACGCCGGAGATGCGGACGCACGACCTCGACAACCTCTGGATTGCGGGGAGTAGCGTGTTCGTGACGGGCGGCGCGATGAATCCGACGTTGACGCTCGCGGCGCTCTCCCTGAAGGCGGCCGACCACCTGCACGACACCCTCGCGAGTGTTTAG
- a CDS encoding gluconate 2-dehydrogenase subunit 3 family protein: MKLSRRDALAALAATGVTVGGAVVLTGDDGADDRPLDADSRTTMVAAAHTLYPTPVENVASFVETFLDGRVRDHPDHAAGIAAATDYLDDYARSWHDESFADLHRLTRSDALHAMNADTADPDPDGSDVERVRYYVVNELLYALYASPTGGELVGIENPIGHPGGAGSYQRPP, translated from the coding sequence ATGAAGCTGAGTCGCCGCGACGCGCTCGCCGCGCTCGCCGCCACCGGCGTGACCGTCGGTGGGGCGGTCGTCCTCACCGGCGACGACGGGGCGGACGACCGACCGCTCGACGCCGACAGCCGAACGACGATGGTCGCCGCCGCCCACACCCTCTACCCGACGCCGGTCGAGAACGTCGCGTCCTTCGTCGAAACCTTCCTCGACGGCCGCGTCCGCGACCACCCCGACCACGCGGCGGGCATCGCGGCCGCGACCGACTACCTCGACGACTACGCTCGCTCCTGGCACGACGAGTCCTTCGCCGACCTCCACCGGTTGACGCGGTCGGACGCGCTCCACGCGATGAACGCGGACACCGCCGACCCCGACCCCGACGGGAGCGACGTCGAGCGCGTTCGGTACTACGTCGTGAACGAACTCCTGTACGCGCTCTACGCGTCGCCCACCGGCGGGGAACTCGTCGGCATCGAGAACCCCATCGGTCACCCGGGTGGCGCGGGGAGCTACCAGCGACCGCCATGA
- a CDS encoding ArnT family glycosyltransferase — MTRRWHWGVLALVGVAAVVAWLVSTTVFPYHSLNHDEGVYLQQAAMLLDGQVFLRPPMEDAFRPWFFVDTGDRLYAKYAPVPAFFFALGELFGAYRLALPGIAAGVVALTALVGREVFDSRVGLLAGAFVLASPLFVVESGVFLPYAPTTLLNLAFAYAYLRADRTGSRRWAAVAGGAVGVAFFSRPYTAVLFATPFVAHALWTLYADWRAALPRQAVTAALGLAGVGVTLGYNALVTGDAFVFPYQAFAPLDGLGFGQRRLLGHEVVYTPELAVRVNRIVLDLFFTKWVAGGAFGSLLAAAGVVWAGRREWSARAAAVAGVFVTVAAGNVYFWGTFNILGDVSRAGDGLVSVLGPYYHFDLLVPTAVFAAFAAVRGGTRLRTAARERFDPRVARVAVAAVLVVGLTGGAVVTAGNAADPVQTNLDVTETYETAYAPFEDGAPAESVVLLPDPYGDWLNHPFQPLRNDPGFDGRAVYAIDDRPFAVADAFPNRSLYRYVYRGVWNPAAGSPSAARLQRVEDVSGAAVTLEARLGVPSAATATTIRVATDAESAYYTAEPTDGAVGLNVSVRDGRVSVAGDVSATGNDSLTVAGRGTVRVSAFVQYGGGDGFTYRLSLPVDATGGDVRALSPRVERCANVRACGGAAAYVPSPSRPSVFVNVSMTVAEHNH; from the coding sequence ATGACTCGGCGCTGGCACTGGGGCGTGCTCGCGCTCGTCGGTGTCGCGGCCGTGGTCGCGTGGCTGGTATCGACGACGGTGTTCCCCTATCACTCCCTGAACCACGACGAGGGCGTCTACCTCCAGCAGGCCGCGATGTTACTCGACGGCCAGGTGTTCCTCCGGCCGCCGATGGAGGACGCGTTCCGGCCGTGGTTCTTCGTGGACACGGGCGACCGGCTGTACGCGAAGTACGCGCCGGTTCCGGCGTTCTTCTTCGCGCTCGGCGAGCTGTTCGGCGCGTACCGGCTCGCGCTCCCCGGTATCGCCGCCGGGGTCGTCGCGCTCACCGCGCTCGTCGGGCGCGAGGTGTTCGATTCCCGCGTCGGCCTGCTCGCCGGCGCGTTCGTGCTCGCGTCCCCCCTGTTCGTCGTCGAGTCGGGCGTGTTCCTGCCGTACGCGCCGACGACCCTGCTGAACCTCGCGTTCGCGTACGCCTACCTGCGGGCCGACCGAACCGGGAGCCGCCGGTGGGCGGCCGTCGCCGGCGGCGCGGTCGGGGTAGCGTTCTTCTCCCGGCCGTACACCGCCGTCCTGTTCGCGACCCCGTTCGTGGCGCACGCGCTCTGGACGCTCTACGCGGACTGGCGGGCGGCGCTCCCCCGGCAGGCGGTGACCGCGGCGCTCGGCCTGGCCGGCGTCGGCGTCACCCTCGGCTACAACGCGCTGGTGACCGGGGACGCGTTCGTCTTCCCCTATCAGGCGTTCGCGCCGCTGGACGGACTCGGGTTCGGGCAACGCCGCCTGCTCGGCCACGAGGTCGTGTACACGCCGGAACTCGCCGTGCGCGTGAACCGCATCGTCCTCGACCTGTTCTTCACGAAGTGGGTGGCGGGCGGCGCGTTCGGAAGCCTCCTCGCCGCCGCGGGCGTCGTGTGGGCGGGCCGCCGCGAGTGGTCGGCGCGCGCCGCGGCGGTGGCCGGCGTGTTCGTCACGGTCGCCGCCGGCAACGTCTACTTCTGGGGGACGTTCAACATCCTCGGTGACGTGTCGAGGGCGGGCGACGGACTGGTGTCCGTTCTCGGCCCCTACTACCACTTCGACCTCCTCGTTCCGACGGCGGTGTTCGCGGCGTTCGCGGCCGTCCGCGGCGGTACGCGCCTGCGGACGGCGGCGCGCGAGCGGTTCGACCCGCGGGTCGCGCGCGTCGCGGTCGCCGCCGTGCTCGTGGTCGGCCTGACGGGCGGCGCGGTCGTAACCGCGGGGAACGCGGCCGACCCCGTGCAGACGAACCTCGACGTGACCGAGACGTACGAAACGGCGTACGCGCCGTTCGAGGACGGCGCGCCCGCCGAATCGGTAGTGTTGCTTCCGGATCCGTACGGCGACTGGCTGAACCACCCGTTCCAGCCGTTGCGGAACGACCCCGGGTTCGACGGACGGGCGGTGTACGCCATCGACGACCGGCCGTTCGCGGTCGCGGACGCGTTCCCGAACCGGTCGCTCTACCGGTACGTCTACCGGGGCGTCTGGAACCCCGCGGCGGGGTCGCCGTCCGCCGCACGCCTCCAGCGCGTCGAGGACGTGTCCGGGGCGGCCGTGACGCTTGAGGCCCGGTTGGGCGTGCCGTCGGCCGCGACCGCGACCACGATTCGCGTCGCGACGGACGCTGAGAGCGCGTACTACACGGCCGAGCCGACGGACGGCGCGGTCGGCCTGAACGTGTCCGTGCGTGACGGTCGCGTGTCCGTCGCGGGCGACGTGTCCGCCACGGGGAACGACTCGCTGACCGTCGCCGGACGGGGGACGGTGCGGGTGTCGGCGTTCGTCCAGTACGGCGGCGGGGACGGGTTCACGTACCGGCTGTCCCTGCCGGTCGATGCCACCGGGGGCGACGTGCGCGCGCTGTCACCGCGGGTCGAGCGGTGCGCGAACGTCCGGGCGTGCGGCGGTGCCGCGGCGTACGTGCCGTCGCCGTCGCGGCCGAGCGTGTTCGTGAACGTGTCGATGACGGTCGCCGAACACAACCACTAA
- a CDS encoding ABC transporter ATP-binding protein produces the protein MSETRQTRPDADEHDRPPILELDGVTRSFGPETAVDSLSFDVRDGELLTLLGPSGCGKSTTLRLIAGLERPDDGRVRVRGDVVADDGTFVRPENRDIGLLFQDFALFPHLSVGENVAYGIANRPDEAVERRVSDLLDLVGLADYADAAPDTLSGGQKQRVALARSLAPEPDVILLDEPFSNLDVSLRREMREEVRRILKETGVTAISVTHDQEEALSISDRVAVMNDGHLEQVGRPETVFEQPTSRFVAEFIGEAGFVSGRFADGRVETPVGDVPADAIAGLDAEYEGADIDVLVRPDDLRAVPTDDGNGRVVHRQYTGPAFVYRVELDTGGLVYCEHNHADQLSLDRRVRVDLDIDHRLAWFPTEE, from the coding sequence ATGAGTGAGACACGCCAGACACGACCGGACGCGGACGAGCACGACCGACCACCAATCCTCGAACTCGACGGGGTGACGCGGTCGTTCGGCCCCGAAACCGCCGTCGATTCGCTCTCTTTCGACGTTCGCGACGGCGAACTCCTGACACTGCTCGGCCCGTCCGGCTGTGGGAAGTCGACCACGCTCCGCCTGATAGCGGGTCTCGAACGCCCCGACGACGGCCGCGTTCGCGTCCGCGGGGACGTCGTCGCGGACGACGGGACGTTCGTCCGCCCCGAGAACCGGGACATCGGACTGCTGTTCCAGGACTTCGCGCTGTTCCCCCACCTGTCGGTCGGGGAGAACGTCGCGTACGGTATCGCGAACCGGCCCGACGAGGCGGTCGAGCGCCGCGTGAGCGACCTCCTCGACCTCGTCGGACTGGCGGACTACGCGGACGCCGCGCCGGACACGCTCTCGGGCGGCCAGAAACAGCGCGTCGCGCTCGCGCGGTCGCTCGCGCCGGAACCCGACGTCATCCTGCTCGACGAACCGTTCTCCAACCTCGACGTGTCGCTACGACGCGAGATGCGCGAGGAGGTGCGTCGAATCCTCAAGGAAACCGGCGTCACGGCGATTTCGGTGACGCACGACCAGGAGGAGGCGTTGTCCATCAGCGACCGCGTCGCGGTGATGAACGACGGCCACCTCGAACAGGTCGGGCGGCCCGAGACGGTCTTCGAGCAGCCGACGTCCCGGTTCGTCGCGGAGTTCATCGGCGAGGCCGGGTTCGTCTCCGGCCGATTCGCCGACGGACGGGTGGAGACGCCCGTGGGAGACGTGCCGGCGGACGCCATCGCGGGCCTCGACGCGGAGTACGAGGGCGCGGACATCGACGTGCTCGTCCGCCCCGACGACCTGCGAGCGGTTCCCACCGACGACGGGAACGGCCGCGTCGTCCACCGCCAGTACACGGGACCGGCGTTCGTCTACCGCGTGGAACTCGACACCGGCGGACTCGTGTACTGCGAGCACAACCACGCCGACCAACTCTCCCTCGACCGGCGAGTCCGCGTCGACCTCGACATCGACCACAGGCTCGCCTGGTTCCCGACCGAGGAATGA
- a CDS encoding ABC transporter permease has translation MSVGDRLTSLPDRVADDTAVGTGLTLLAAALAAALVVPLGWLFVDVLGLGGRAIDLATSATTLAVLARSVALVAVVTAGSVLVGVPLAVLTVQADIPFKRFWTVLAALPLAVPSYLGAFAVVSATGQDGVLVNALRPLGVETIPTIDGFTGAALVLTVYTYPYVFLTTRASLLSLDASLVEAARTLNSGRWEAFRRVTLPQILPGVAAGALLVALYTLSDFGTPNIMHVEVFTQFIYARYTGFMRDYAALLSLQLLAVTAVILAVESRIGADDSGAYASSGNRGALSIRLGRLRYPLLLLPLLVGATAILLPVVVFALWLTSGGPGYAGGSMAFSWTYGWNSLYVAFLAAVASVLVALPIALRSAASDSRLAALADRAPYAGYAAPGIVLAIALVSFSLDAAPAFYKTLPLLVFAYVVRFVPQAIGSMRTSALQVDRTLVEAARTLGRSRFGAFRSVTLPLIAPGIVTGAALVFLTTMKELPATLILRPLGFDTLVTYIWRVEEAGLYGRAALPALVLVVVSGLSMAVILAQEDTGDGDTNE, from the coding sequence ATGAGCGTCGGCGACCGACTGACCAGCCTCCCCGACCGGGTCGCCGACGACACGGCGGTCGGCACCGGACTGACACTGCTCGCCGCCGCGCTCGCCGCCGCGCTCGTCGTTCCGCTCGGATGGCTGTTCGTCGACGTGCTCGGCCTCGGCGGTCGCGCCATCGACCTCGCCACGTCCGCGACAACGCTCGCCGTGCTCGCGCGCAGCGTCGCGCTCGTCGCGGTCGTCACCGCCGGCAGCGTCCTCGTCGGCGTTCCGCTCGCGGTGTTGACCGTGCAAGCCGACATCCCCTTCAAGCGGTTCTGGACCGTGCTCGCGGCGCTCCCGCTCGCCGTCCCGAGCTACCTCGGCGCGTTCGCCGTCGTCTCGGCCACGGGCCAGGACGGCGTGCTCGTGAACGCGCTCCGGCCGCTCGGCGTCGAGACGATACCCACGATAGACGGCTTCACCGGGGCCGCGCTCGTCCTCACCGTCTACACGTACCCGTACGTGTTCCTGACGACGCGCGCCTCCCTCCTCTCGCTCGACGCGTCCCTCGTCGAGGCCGCGCGCACGCTGAACTCGGGCCGCTGGGAGGCGTTCCGCCGCGTCACCCTCCCCCAGATACTGCCGGGCGTCGCCGCCGGCGCGCTCCTCGTCGCGCTCTACACGCTCTCCGACTTCGGCACGCCGAACATCATGCACGTCGAAGTGTTCACGCAGTTCATCTACGCGCGCTACACCGGGTTCATGCGGGACTACGCGGCCCTGCTCTCCCTCCAGTTACTCGCGGTCACCGCGGTCATCCTCGCCGTCGAATCCCGCATCGGCGCGGACGACTCCGGCGCGTACGCGAGCAGCGGCAATCGCGGCGCGCTCTCCATCCGCCTCGGCCGCCTCCGCTACCCGCTCCTCCTCCTCCCGCTCCTCGTCGGCGCGACCGCGATTCTCCTCCCGGTCGTCGTGTTCGCGCTCTGGCTCACGAGCGGCGGCCCCGGCTACGCGGGCGGGTCGATGGCGTTCTCGTGGACGTACGGCTGGAACTCGCTCTACGTCGCGTTCCTCGCGGCCGTCGCGTCCGTGCTCGTCGCGCTCCCGATCGCGCTCCGGTCGGCCGCGTCCGACTCGCGGCTGGCCGCGCTCGCCGACCGCGCGCCGTACGCAGGCTACGCCGCGCCCGGTATCGTGCTCGCCATCGCGCTCGTGAGCTTCAGCCTCGACGCCGCGCCCGCGTTCTACAAGACCCTGCCCCTGCTCGTGTTCGCGTACGTCGTCAGGTTCGTCCCGCAGGCCATCGGGTCGATGCGAACCTCGGCGCTCCAGGTGGACAGGACGCTCGTCGAGGCCGCGCGCACGCTCGGCCGGTCTCGATTCGGCGCGTTCCGCTCCGTCACCCTCCCGCTCATCGCGCCCGGCATCGTCACCGGTGCGGCGCTCGTGTTCCTCACGACGATGAAGGAACTCCCCGCCACGCTCATCCTTCGTCCGTTAGGCTTTGATACGCTCGTCACGTACATCTGGCGAGTAGAGGAAGCGGGGCTGTACGGGCGGGCGGCGCTCCCGGCGCTCGTCCTCGTGGTCGTCTCCGGCCTCTCGATGGCCGTCATCCTCGCGCAGGAAGACACGGGCGACGGTGACACGAATGAGTGA
- a CDS encoding extracellular solute-binding protein, with amino-acid sequence MRDSRRTRRRVLQTAAAGSLAGLAGCQGLIGGNSDDESVTIPELATFRGSGAIIEGRPAPGGTSIEDLPDLSGELNLYIGGGEGGIYYRFVEMLQEIYPDFTVYESSAASSSLAQNIVEEVESGAPQADVFWSIDASSLGYVADNDAYDPLGDTVVEPVPSGFQGDDNAWVGVAGRARSVPYNTDQLDESDVPATVREFPTTASFPNTVGWAPTYGAFKSFVTAMRLLRGPDPTRDWLVAMRENGAQRFPDEFVVSQRVADGTIPVGFANHYYALRVKNQRPDAPLDLAFTSGDAGALVNVAGALKIQGTQKSDLVDLFVRHLLSAEAQEFFATVSFAYPMIPGVEPVGDLPTIDELSPPDIDLSALSNLEETLEIMREAGVPG; translated from the coding sequence ATGCGCGACTCACGTCGAACCCGCCGACGCGTTCTCCAGACAGCGGCCGCCGGGTCGCTCGCCGGCCTCGCCGGCTGCCAGGGACTCATCGGCGGCAACTCGGACGACGAAAGCGTAACAATCCCCGAACTCGCCACGTTCCGCGGCTCCGGAGCCATCATCGAGGGCCGCCCCGCGCCCGGCGGCACGTCCATCGAAGACCTCCCCGACCTCTCCGGCGAACTCAACCTCTACATCGGCGGCGGCGAAGGCGGAATCTACTACCGCTTCGTCGAGATGCTCCAGGAGATATACCCCGACTTCACCGTCTACGAGAGCAGCGCCGCGTCCTCCTCGCTCGCGCAGAACATCGTCGAAGAAGTCGAATCGGGCGCGCCACAGGCGGACGTGTTCTGGTCGATAGACGCCAGTTCGCTCGGGTACGTCGCCGACAACGACGCCTACGACCCGCTCGGCGATACCGTGGTCGAACCCGTCCCGAGCGGCTTCCAGGGTGACGACAACGCCTGGGTCGGCGTCGCCGGCCGCGCGCGGAGCGTCCCGTACAACACCGACCAGCTCGACGAGAGCGACGTCCCGGCGACCGTTCGGGAGTTCCCGACCACCGCCTCGTTCCCGAACACGGTCGGCTGGGCCCCAACGTACGGCGCGTTCAAGTCGTTCGTCACCGCGATGCGGTTGCTCCGCGGCCCCGACCCGACCCGCGACTGGCTCGTCGCGATGCGCGAGAACGGCGCGCAGCGCTTCCCCGACGAGTTCGTCGTCTCCCAACGCGTCGCCGACGGAACCATCCCGGTCGGGTTCGCGAACCACTACTACGCGCTCCGCGTGAAGAACCAGCGCCCCGACGCCCCCCTCGACCTCGCGTTCACGAGCGGGGACGCCGGCGCGCTCGTGAACGTCGCGGGCGCGCTCAAGATACAGGGCACCCAGAAGTCCGACCTGGTCGACCTGTTCGTCCGCCACCTGCTCTCCGCGGAAGCCCAGGAGTTCTTCGCGACCGTGAGTTTCGCGTACCCGATGATTCCGGGCGTCGAACCCGTTGGCGACCTGCCGACCATCGACGAACTGAGCCCCCCGGACATCGACCTCTCCGCGCTCTCGAACCTCGAAGAAACGCTCGAAATCATGCGAGAGGCCGGCGTTCCTGGATGA
- a CDS encoding alpha-1 4-glucan-protein synthase, which produces MSDRPDICVVVPTIREYDCVRSYVENARRHGFDTDRLFFVLVTEDFCDTAAMERMLDDLDVAGAVFDGTGRDAWFDDRGLSEYADLIPAASHAQTSFGLLYLWDDPGFEYGVFIDDDTRPHDDVDFFGTHMTNLHYEGEVRSMRSDEQWVNVLHEGDNDLYPRGYPYAAMDESVTAETEHVDSVVASQGLWTNVPDLDAVRILMDGDLRGQAQTRTAREDFETDFVAASGQYLTVCSMNLAFRREVVPAFYQLPMDDNDWEVGRFDDIWSGVFLKRACDVLDTQIYNGDPLCEHNKAPRSTFDDLQNEVAGLELNEHVWKVADRVGGDADSYAGVFRAIADELATGDWSDWNNGGFLNECGEAMRAWLDCLDAIESRETDPATAAALD; this is translated from the coding sequence ATGAGCGACCGCCCGGACATCTGCGTCGTCGTCCCGACGATACGCGAGTACGACTGCGTGCGGAGTTACGTCGAGAACGCCCGCCGCCACGGCTTCGACACCGACCGGCTGTTCTTCGTCCTCGTCACCGAGGACTTCTGCGACACCGCCGCGATGGAACGCATGCTCGACGACCTCGACGTCGCGGGCGCGGTGTTCGACGGCACCGGCCGCGACGCGTGGTTCGACGACCGCGGCCTCTCCGAGTACGCCGACCTGATTCCCGCGGCCAGCCACGCGCAGACCTCGTTCGGCCTGCTCTACCTCTGGGACGACCCGGGATTCGAGTACGGCGTGTTCATCGACGACGACACGCGGCCGCACGACGACGTGGACTTCTTCGGGACGCACATGACCAACCTCCACTACGAGGGCGAGGTGCGGTCGATGCGTTCCGACGAGCAGTGGGTGAACGTCCTCCACGAGGGCGACAACGACCTCTACCCGCGCGGATACCCGTACGCGGCGATGGACGAATCCGTGACCGCGGAGACCGAGCACGTGGACTCCGTGGTCGCCTCGCAGGGCCTCTGGACGAACGTCCCCGACCTCGACGCCGTACGCATCCTGATGGACGGCGACCTCCGGGGGCAGGCGCAGACGCGAACCGCCCGCGAGGACTTCGAGACGGATTTCGTCGCCGCGTCCGGCCAGTACCTCACGGTGTGTTCGATGAACCTCGCGTTCCGCCGGGAGGTCGTGCCCGCGTTCTACCAGTTGCCGATGGACGACAACGACTGGGAGGTCGGGCGGTTCGACGACATCTGGTCGGGCGTGTTCCTGAAGCGCGCGTGCGACGTGCTCGACACCCAGATATACAACGGCGACCCGCTCTGCGAGCACAACAAGGCCCCGCGGTCGACCTTCGACGACCTCCAGAACGAGGTCGCCGGTCTCGAACTGAACGAACACGTCTGGAAGGTCGCAGACCGCGTCGGCGGGGACGCAGACTCGTACGCTGGCGTGTTCCGCGCTATCGCGGACGAACTCGCGACGGGTGACTGGAGCGACTGGAACAACGGCGGATTCCTGAACGAGTGCGGAGAGGCGATGCGGGCGTGGCTCGACTGTCTGGACGCCATCGAGTCCCGGGAGACCGACCCCGCGACGGCGGCCGCGCTGGACTGA
- a CDS encoding outer membrane protein assembly factor BamB family protein codes for MPSRRRVLRAAAGGLAATTAGAAGAAALSTREPNAQTDGERWPMARHDPAGTAHSPDASGPTDDVELAWTANMPGWFVGASEPILVDGIVYAAGGGVVAVDAATGDRRFAVEGTAQATPAHTAADHYTTPTLATTGTGGLSGWDAAGGVELPVVGWRVGTERWRGPRAPDTLGTYSFGPRSFRGPSPVSVDGRVVAAVPERGRVVVLDGDTGDTAWSVEPDAGDYGDTVVNDVVVRDGVVYVANYPYRVNAYDLATGDRRWHRRLDDRVHVVAATDTGVLALTRETARLLASADGATAWEYDHDGNAVESEPAVADGLAFVADGTESLHALRLDTGEPAWTAGFSGRGSPVVADGVVYVVGDGYELRAFDAATGRRRFSFTPERVPLSTPIVSGGRLYAANRHRVLALAEP; via the coding sequence ATGCCCTCCAGACGACGCGTGTTGCGGGCGGCCGCCGGCGGTCTCGCCGCCACGACGGCGGGTGCGGCCGGCGCGGCCGCGCTCTCGACGCGCGAACCGAACGCACAGACCGACGGCGAGCGGTGGCCGATGGCGCGCCACGACCCCGCCGGCACCGCGCACAGCCCCGACGCGAGCGGGCCGACGGACGACGTGGAACTCGCGTGGACGGCGAACATGCCGGGGTGGTTCGTCGGCGCGAGCGAACCGATACTCGTGGACGGAATCGTCTACGCCGCCGGCGGTGGCGTCGTCGCGGTGGACGCCGCGACGGGCGACCGGCGGTTCGCGGTCGAGGGAACCGCGCAGGCGACCCCCGCGCACACGGCCGCCGACCACTACACGACGCCGACGCTCGCGACCACGGGCACCGGCGGGCTCAGCGGCTGGGACGCGGCGGGCGGCGTCGAACTCCCGGTCGTCGGCTGGCGCGTCGGCACCGAACGCTGGCGCGGCCCGCGCGCGCCGGACACCCTCGGAACGTACTCGTTCGGCCCGCGGTCGTTCCGGGGGCCGTCCCCGGTGAGCGTGGACGGCCGCGTCGTCGCCGCCGTCCCCGAACGGGGGCGGGTCGTCGTGCTCGACGGCGACACCGGCGACACCGCGTGGTCGGTCGAACCGGACGCCGGCGACTACGGCGACACGGTTGTCAACGACGTCGTCGTCCGGGACGGCGTGGTGTACGTCGCGAACTACCCGTATCGCGTCAACGCGTACGACCTGGCGACGGGCGACCGGCGCTGGCATCGACGGCTGGACGACCGCGTGCACGTCGTGGCCGCGACCGACACGGGTGTCCTCGCTCTCACCCGGGAGACCGCGCGACTGCTCGCGTCCGCGGACGGCGCGACCGCCTGGGAGTACGACCACGACGGGAACGCCGTCGAGAGCGAACCGGCGGTCGCCGACGGTCTCGCGTTCGTCGCGGACGGCACGGAGTCCCTGCACGCGCTCCGCCTCGACACCGGCGAACCCGCGTGGACGGCCGGGTTCTCCGGACGGGGGTCGCCCGTCGTCGCGGACGGCGTCGTGTACGTCGTCGGGGACGGGTACGAGTTGCGCGCGTTCGACGCCGCGACCGGCCGCCGCCGGTTCTCGTTCACGCCCGAACGCGTTCCGCTCTCGACGCCGATCGTGTCCGGCGGCCGGCTGTACGCCGCGAACCGACACCGCGTCCTCGCGCTCGCGGAACCATGA